From Pseudomonas fluorescens, one genomic window encodes:
- a CDS encoding pyridoxal phosphate-dependent aminotransferase, translated as MRFSDLTQRIAGDGAAAWDIHYRALALRRQGQDILLLSVGDPDFDTPQPIVQGAIDSLLAGNTHYADVRGKPALRAAIARRHQQRSGQVVSADQVTVLAGAQCALFSVAQCVLNPGDEVIVAEPMYVTYEAVFGACGAVVVPVPVRSENGFRVLPEDVAARITPRTRALALNSPHNPSGASLPRATWQALAELCIGHDLWLISDEVYSELLFDGEHVSPASLPGMAERTATLNSLSKSHAMTGWRVGWVVAPPALATHLENLALCMLYGSPDFVQDAAVIALESDLPELTAMRDAYRQRRDLVCASLADCPGVRALKPDGGMFVMLDIRATGLSAQAFADRLLDRHGVSVLAGEAFGPSAAGHIRLGLVVAEAPLRDACQRIARCAQELMEAKLDA; from the coding sequence ATGCGTTTTTCCGATCTGACCCAACGCATCGCCGGCGACGGCGCTGCCGCCTGGGATATTCACTACCGCGCCCTGGCCTTGCGCAGACAGGGCCAGGACATTTTGCTGCTGTCGGTGGGTGACCCTGACTTCGATACCCCACAGCCCATCGTCCAGGGCGCCATCGACAGCCTTCTGGCCGGCAACACCCATTACGCCGATGTGCGCGGCAAGCCCGCCTTGCGTGCAGCCATCGCCCGCAGGCATCAGCAGCGCAGTGGCCAGGTGGTCTCGGCGGATCAGGTGACGGTACTGGCCGGCGCCCAGTGTGCGCTGTTCAGCGTCGCCCAATGCGTGCTCAATCCAGGCGATGAAGTGATTGTCGCCGAGCCGATGTACGTGACCTATGAAGCGGTGTTCGGCGCCTGTGGCGCGGTGGTGGTGCCGGTGCCGGTACGCTCGGAAAACGGCTTTCGGGTGTTGCCCGAAGACGTTGCCGCGCGCATCACCCCGCGGACCCGCGCCCTGGCCTTGAACAGCCCGCATAACCCGTCGGGGGCGAGCCTGCCGCGCGCTACCTGGCAAGCGCTGGCCGAATTGTGCATCGGCCACGACCTGTGGCTGATCAGCGACGAGGTCTACAGCGAACTGTTGTTCGACGGCGAGCACGTCAGCCCGGCGAGCCTGCCGGGTATGGCCGAGCGCACCGCGACCCTCAACAGCCTGTCGAAATCCCACGCCATGACCGGCTGGCGTGTGGGCTGGGTGGTCGCGCCGCCGGCACTGGCCACGCACCTGGAAAATCTGGCGCTGTGCATGCTCTACGGCTCGCCGGATTTCGTTCAGGACGCGGCGGTGATCGCCCTGGAGAGTGATCTGCCAGAACTGACGGCGATGCGTGACGCCTATCGCCAGCGCCGCGACCTGGTCTGCGCCAGCCTCGCCGACTGCCCCGGGGTGCGCGCCTTGAAGCCCGACGGCGGGATGTTCGTGATGCTCGATATCCGCGCCACCGGCCTCAGCGCCCAGGCGTTCGCCGATCGCCTGCTGGATCGCCACGGCGTCTCGGTGCTCGCCGGTGAGGCCTTTGGGCCGAGTGCCGCCGGGCATATCCGCCTGGGGCTGGTGGTGGCAGAAGCGCCGTTGCGCGATGCCTGTCAGCGCATTGCCCGTTGTGCCCAGGAACTGATGGAGGCAAAGCTGGATGCTTAA
- a CDS encoding 5-guanidino-2-oxopentanoate decarboxylase translates to MQQTSLTGGQALVRLLANYGVDTVFGIPGVHTLELYRGLPGSGIRHVLTRHEQGASFMADGYARVSGKPGVCFVITGPGVTNAATGIGQAYADSIPMLVISSVNHTASLGKGWGILHECQDQRAMTAPITAFSAVALTAEDLPELIARAYAVFDSERPRPVHISVPLDVLAAPIARDWSNEVVRRPGRGTPAVAVLEQAVAKLQSAKRPMIIAGGGALNAASQLQELSTRLAAPLFTSVAGKGLLPPDAPLNAGSSLCVEPGWKLIAEADVVLAVGTEMADTDFWRERLPVNGDVLRVDIDPRKFNDFYPCAVALHGDAEQTLSALLERLPAQVRDASAAIASVAALREAVKSGHGPLQSIHQAILQRIAAELPDNAFISTDMTQLAYTGNYAFDSLAPRSWLHPTGYGTLGYGLPAGIGAKFGAPQRPGLVLVGDGGFLYTAQELATAVEELDSPLVVLLWNNDALGQIRDDMLGLDIEPIGVLPRNPDFAALARAFGCTVSQPQSLAELQTDLRHGFKRNGVTLIELKHACAH, encoded by the coding sequence ATGCAACAGACATCCTTGACCGGCGGCCAGGCCCTGGTGCGCCTGCTGGCTAATTATGGGGTCGACACCGTCTTCGGTATTCCCGGGGTGCACACCCTGGAGCTGTATCGCGGGTTGCCCGGCAGCGGCATTCGCCACGTCCTGACCCGCCACGAGCAGGGCGCCAGTTTCATGGCTGACGGCTATGCGCGGGTCAGCGGCAAGCCGGGCGTGTGTTTCGTCATCACCGGTCCCGGCGTCACCAACGCCGCCACTGGGATCGGCCAAGCCTATGCCGACTCGATCCCGATGCTGGTGATTTCCAGCGTCAACCACACCGCCAGCCTCGGCAAGGGCTGGGGCATCCTCCACGAGTGCCAGGATCAGCGCGCCATGACCGCGCCTATCACTGCGTTTTCGGCGGTGGCCCTGACCGCCGAAGACCTGCCCGAATTGATCGCCCGCGCTTATGCGGTGTTCGACAGCGAGCGTCCGCGCCCGGTGCACATCTCCGTACCGCTGGACGTGTTGGCAGCACCGATCGCCCGCGACTGGAGCAACGAGGTGGTGCGTCGTCCCGGTCGCGGCACGCCAGCCGTCGCTGTGCTCGAACAGGCCGTCGCCAAACTGCAAAGCGCCAAACGGCCGATGATCATCGCCGGTGGCGGTGCCTTGAATGCCGCATCGCAACTGCAAGAACTCAGCACTCGATTGGCCGCGCCACTGTTCACCAGCGTCGCTGGCAAAGGCCTGCTGCCACCCGATGCGCCACTGAATGCCGGTTCGTCGCTGTGCGTGGAGCCGGGCTGGAAGCTGATCGCCGAAGCCGATGTGGTGCTGGCGGTCGGCACCGAGATGGCCGACACCGATTTCTGGCGCGAGCGCCTGCCAGTCAATGGCGACGTGCTGCGGGTGGATATCGACCCGCGCAAGTTCAACGATTTCTACCCCTGTGCCGTGGCCTTGCACGGTGACGCCGAGCAAACCCTGTCTGCGTTGCTTGAGCGCCTGCCCGCGCAGGTGCGTGACGCCAGTGCGGCGATTGCCTCTGTGGCGGCATTGCGTGAAGCGGTAAAAAGCGGCCACGGTCCGTTGCAGTCGATCCATCAGGCGATCTTGCAACGCATCGCCGCCGAGCTGCCGGACAACGCCTTTATCAGCACCGACATGACCCAACTGGCCTACACCGGTAACTACGCCTTTGATTCGCTGGCGCCGCGCAGTTGGTTGCACCCGACCGGCTACGGCACCTTGGGCTACGGCCTGCCGGCCGGGATCGGCGCCAAGTTCGGCGCGCCCCAGCGTCCCGGCCTGGTGCTGGTGGGAGACGGCGGCTTCCTCTACACCGCACAGGAACTGGCCACGGCCGTCGAAGAACTGGACAGCCCGCTGGTGGTGCTGCTGTGGAACAACGACGCCCTGGGACAGATCCGCGACGACATGCTCGGCCTGGATATCGAGCCAATAGGCGTACTGCCACGCAACCCGGATTTCGCCGCGCTGGCCCGTGCCTTCGGTTGCACCGTGAGCCAGCCACAAAGCCTGGCCGAACTGCAGACCGATCTGCGCCACGGCTTCAAGCGCAACGGCGTGACGCTGATCGAACTCAAGCACGCTTGTGCCCATTGA
- a CDS encoding acetate--CoA ligase family protein, with protein MIRDNLKRLLAPQHVAFVGGRSMARALKRCAEGGYAGQMWLVNPQHDSLEGVPCVRSIAELPCGPDAVFIATNRELTLTCVAELAAIGAGGAICYASGFAESGAEGQALQQQLLQAAGEMALLGPNCYGLLDYLHSSALWPVAHGGKAVEKGVAVLTQSGNFAYNLSMSDRSLPVAYMASVGNQAQLGVAELMDVLLDEPRVTAIGLHLEGLKNVPGFARAAHKALEKGIPIIALKTGVSQIGAELALSHTSSLSGSDTLYDALFERLGVIRVSGPVSFVETLKAAACGNLPAGNSLIALACSGGDAGLIADYAERNELTLPKLDNGQVGELAQVLPSYANLVNPLDFTTAIWGDGEALNRMLDSALRTEADAAMLVLDYPAEFTGERKECDLLLDLYCKALLRHGKTGFVTSAFPELLPPHARERLHAQGVAALQGVEDGLAAWGRIAGYQQNRQALLALGESARVPLCPQALTGEGRLLNEWDSKQALRAFGLPTPNGVLSTPANALKDAQKLGYPLVLKAVSAQLPHKTEAGAVALNLKDEAALDAALTKMTASIKAYAPDVAVEHLLLEPMAQPPLAELIVGIKRESDFALALVIGAGGVLVELLKDSRCLLLPTTDGAIRNALLSLRSAALLQGFRGREAADLDSLVAAIRAVADYACENAGQLLELDVNPLLVGAAGTTAVDALIRLGHA; from the coding sequence ATGATTCGTGACAACCTCAAACGCCTGCTCGCACCACAGCACGTGGCGTTTGTCGGCGGCCGCAGCATGGCCCGTGCCCTCAAACGCTGTGCCGAAGGCGGCTACGCTGGACAAATGTGGCTGGTCAACCCGCAGCACGACAGCCTCGAAGGCGTGCCGTGCGTGCGCAGCATCGCCGAGCTGCCCTGTGGCCCGGACGCGGTGTTCATCGCCACCAACCGCGAGCTGACCCTGACCTGCGTCGCCGAACTGGCGGCCATCGGTGCCGGCGGAGCGATCTGCTATGCCTCCGGCTTTGCCGAATCCGGAGCCGAAGGCCAGGCCTTGCAGCAACAATTGCTGCAGGCCGCTGGCGAGATGGCCTTGCTCGGCCCCAACTGCTACGGCCTGCTGGATTACTTGCACAGCTCGGCGTTGTGGCCGGTGGCCCATGGCGGCAAGGCGGTGGAGAAGGGGGTGGCGGTGCTGACCCAGAGCGGCAACTTCGCCTACAACCTGTCGATGAGCGATCGCTCGCTGCCGGTGGCCTACATGGCTTCGGTGGGCAACCAGGCGCAACTGGGCGTCGCCGAATTGATGGACGTGCTGCTCGACGAGCCGCGCGTCACCGCCATCGGCTTGCACCTGGAAGGTCTGAAAAATGTCCCGGGATTTGCCCGCGCCGCGCACAAGGCACTGGAGAAAGGCATCCCGATCATTGCCCTGAAAACCGGGGTGTCGCAGATCGGTGCCGAGCTGGCCCTAAGTCACACCAGCTCGTTGTCTGGCTCCGATACCTTGTATGACGCGCTGTTCGAGCGCCTCGGGGTGATCCGCGTCAGCGGTCCGGTGAGCTTTGTCGAAACCCTGAAAGCGGCGGCCTGCGGCAACCTGCCGGCGGGCAACAGCCTGATCGCGCTGGCCTGTTCTGGCGGCGATGCGGGACTGATCGCCGATTACGCTGAACGCAATGAATTGACGCTGCCCAAGCTCGACAACGGACAAGTCGGCGAACTGGCGCAGGTGCTGCCGAGCTACGCCAACCTGGTTAACCCGTTGGACTTCACCACGGCGATCTGGGGTGACGGCGAAGCCCTGAACCGCATGCTCGACAGTGCCCTGCGCACCGAAGCCGATGCGGCAATGCTGGTACTCGATTACCCGGCCGAATTCACCGGCGAGCGAAAGGAATGTGACCTGCTGCTGGACCTGTATTGCAAGGCGCTGCTACGCCATGGCAAGACCGGTTTCGTCACCTCGGCCTTCCCCGAACTGCTGCCGCCTCACGCCCGTGAACGTCTGCACGCCCAAGGCGTAGCGGCCCTGCAAGGGGTGGAGGATGGCCTGGCTGCCTGGGGGCGGATTGCCGGTTATCAGCAAAATCGCCAAGCCTTGTTGGCGCTGGGCGAATCGGCGCGGGTGCCGCTGTGCCCGCAAGCCCTCACCGGCGAAGGCCGGTTGCTCAACGAATGGGATTCGAAGCAAGCGTTGCGCGCCTTTGGCCTGCCGACGCCGAACGGCGTGCTGAGCACGCCGGCCAATGCACTTAAGGATGCGCAAAAGCTCGGTTATCCGCTGGTACTCAAGGCCGTCAGTGCGCAACTGCCGCACAAGACCGAGGCCGGTGCCGTGGCGCTCAATCTAAAGGACGAAGCCGCTCTTGACGCCGCTCTGACAAAGATGACCGCCAGTATCAAAGCCTACGCGCCTGACGTGGCGGTCGAGCATCTGCTGCTGGAACCGATGGCCCAGCCACCGCTGGCCGAGCTGATTGTCGGGATCAAGCGCGAGAGCGATTTCGCCCTGGCCCTGGTGATCGGCGCCGGCGGCGTGCTGGTCGAGTTGCTCAAGGACAGCCGCTGCCTGTTGCTGCCAACCACCGACGGTGCGATCCGCAACGCGCTGCTGAGTCTGCGCAGCGCCGCCTTGCTGCAAGGCTTTCGCGGCCGTGAAGCGGCGGACCTCGACAGTCTGGTCGCGGCAATTCGCGCGGTCGCCGACTACGCCTGCGAAAACGCCGGGCAACTGCTGGAACTCGATGTGAACCCATTGTTGGTCGGCGCCGCTGGCACGACTGCGGTCGACGCGTTGATTCGCCTCGGCCATGCGTGA
- a CDS encoding acyl-CoA dehydrogenase family protein, which produces MNFQLTQEQEMLVEAVRSFVAKELLPHEEAVDRADEVSPELAAQIRGKAIAAGFYAFNMPEEVGGGGLDYLSQALIERELSKVSWALHVFVARPSKILMACKDEQINDYLLPCIQGEKIDCFALTEPGAGSDANAIKTRAVRDGDDFILNGSKHFISHAGHADFAIVFAVTDTYEHNGRKRNAVTSFLVDRDTPGMTIRRGPKCVSNRGYHTFEMFFDDCRVPASKVLGEVGKGWEVANAWLTAGRVMVAANCVGQAQRALDVSLQWAADRQQFGQPIGSYQGVSFKLADMATQIRAAELLTLHTAWKMDQGSMTDGEAGMAKLFASEVLGRAADEAVQIFGGMGLMDEGPVERIWRNARIERIWEGTSEIQRHIISRELLRPLLR; this is translated from the coding sequence ATGAATTTCCAACTGACCCAAGAACAAGAAATGTTGGTGGAAGCGGTCCGCAGCTTTGTCGCCAAGGAATTGCTGCCCCATGAAGAAGCGGTCGACCGCGCTGACGAAGTGTCGCCCGAGTTGGCCGCACAGATCCGTGGCAAGGCGATTGCCGCGGGCTTCTATGCGTTCAACATGCCCGAAGAAGTCGGCGGTGGCGGCCTCGACTACCTGTCCCAGGCGCTGATCGAGCGCGAACTGTCCAAGGTCTCTTGGGCGCTGCATGTGTTCGTCGCACGGCCGTCGAAAATCCTCATGGCCTGTAAAGACGAGCAGATCAACGACTACCTGTTGCCGTGCATCCAGGGCGAGAAGATCGACTGCTTCGCCCTCACCGAACCGGGCGCCGGCTCCGACGCCAACGCGATCAAGACCCGCGCCGTGCGTGACGGCGACGATTTCATCCTCAATGGCAGCAAGCACTTCATCAGCCATGCCGGCCACGCCGATTTCGCCATTGTCTTCGCAGTCACTGACACCTACGAGCACAACGGCCGAAAACGCAACGCCGTGACCTCGTTCCTGGTGGACCGCGACACCCCGGGCATGACCATCCGCCGCGGTCCCAAGTGCGTGAGCAACCGTGGTTATCACACCTTTGAGATGTTCTTCGACGACTGCCGCGTGCCGGCGTCCAAAGTCCTTGGCGAAGTGGGCAAGGGCTGGGAAGTGGCCAACGCCTGGCTGACCGCTGGCCGGGTGATGGTCGCTGCCAACTGCGTCGGCCAGGCACAGCGCGCACTCGATGTGTCGCTGCAATGGGCGGCGGACCGCCAACAGTTCGGCCAGCCGATCGGCAGCTATCAGGGCGTGTCGTTCAAGCTGGCGGACATGGCCACGCAAATCCGTGCGGCCGAACTGTTGACCCTGCACACCGCCTGGAAAATGGATCAGGGCAGCATGACCGACGGCGAAGCCGGCATGGCCAAGCTGTTCGCCAGTGAAGTGCTGGGTCGCGCGGCCGACGAGGCGGTGCAGATTTTCGGCGGCATGGGCTTGATGGACGAGGGACCGGTGGAACGCATTTGGCGTAACGCGCGGATCGAGCGGATCTGGGAAGGCACGTCGGAAATCCAGCGCCACATCATTTCCCGAGAGCTGCTGCGCCCACTGCTGCGTTGA
- a CDS encoding enoyl-CoA hydratase/isomerase family protein, whose translation MTTQSSLLSQVEAGVAWITLNRPAQRNALDIPSLKALHALLDAHNADPAVRVVVLTGSGRSFCAGADLDEWAEAEARGALETYGWTQTAHALMTRLHSLEKPTIAAINGTAVGAGMDLTLCCDLRIAAQSARFKAGYTGMAYSPDAGASWHLPRLIGSEQAKRLLFLDELWGADRALAAGLVGEVCADEQLQSVAAELATRLANGPTFAFAQTKKLIREGAERSLADQLQAELDAGLLCGRSEDGNEALRAAMEKRPARFVGR comes from the coding sequence ATGACTACTCAGTCGTCCCTGCTCAGCCAGGTCGAAGCAGGCGTTGCCTGGATCACCCTCAACCGTCCCGCCCAGCGCAATGCGCTGGATATCCCGAGCCTGAAAGCCCTGCATGCCTTGCTCGACGCCCACAACGCCGACCCGGCCGTGCGCGTGGTGGTGTTGACCGGCAGTGGTCGCAGCTTCTGTGCCGGCGCCGACCTGGATGAATGGGCCGAAGCCGAAGCTCGCGGCGCTCTGGAAACCTACGGCTGGACACAAACCGCCCACGCCCTGATGACCCGTCTGCACAGCCTGGAAAAACCCACCATCGCCGCCATCAACGGCACGGCAGTGGGCGCCGGGATGGACCTGACCCTGTGCTGCGACCTGCGCATCGCCGCGCAATCGGCACGTTTCAAGGCCGGCTACACCGGCATGGCCTATTCGCCAGACGCTGGCGCCAGTTGGCACTTGCCGCGGCTGATCGGCAGCGAGCAGGCCAAGCGCCTGTTGTTCCTCGACGAACTCTGGGGTGCCGATCGCGCCCTGGCGGCTGGCCTGGTGGGTGAAGTCTGCGCCGACGAGCAGCTGCAGAGTGTCGCCGCCGAGCTGGCAACGCGCCTGGCCAACGGCCCGACCTTCGCCTTTGCGCAGACCAAGAAGCTCATCCGCGAAGGCGCCGAACGCAGCCTCGCCGATCAACTGCAGGCCGAACTGGATGCCGGTCTGCTCTGCGGTCGCAGCGAGGACGGCAACGAAGCCCTGCGCGCCGCCATGGAAAAACGCCCCGCGCGTTTTGTCGGTCGCTGA
- a CDS encoding MliC family protein: MKTLTSLGSCFLACALCSDWASAAVNNRYYATGYDCAVTAISIEKLICRDPQLARMNLEMIRLYRLALTDQRSQPPPDKIVTDQRFWLLARDQCANAIYPKVCTIERYAERAFELRRGSAIVRTKDPDRLTEGPVAFRCNGQHAPITATYFNAGPNVVYLKWADTSITLSQVSSETGTRYSNQGNEDNYSFWQNGALAMLYRPGAPSVICNLEPVG, translated from the coding sequence ATGAAAACGCTTACGTCCCTGGGTAGCTGTTTCTTAGCCTGTGCCCTGTGCAGCGACTGGGCCAGTGCGGCCGTCAATAACCGGTACTACGCCACCGGTTACGACTGCGCCGTCACGGCGATCAGCATCGAAAAGCTGATTTGTCGCGACCCGCAACTGGCGCGCATGAATCTCGAAATGATCCGCCTGTACCGCCTGGCCCTCACTGATCAGCGCTCGCAACCGCCACCCGACAAAATTGTCACCGACCAGCGTTTCTGGCTGCTGGCCCGTGATCAGTGCGCCAACGCCATTTACCCCAAGGTCTGCACCATTGAACGCTATGCCGAGCGGGCGTTCGAGTTGCGCCGCGGCTCGGCCATCGTCCGGACCAAAGACCCGGATCGCCTGACCGAAGGCCCGGTGGCGTTTCGCTGCAACGGACAACACGCGCCCATCACCGCCACTTACTTCAATGCCGGGCCGAATGTGGTCTATCTCAAGTGGGCGGACACCTCGATCACCCTGAGCCAGGTCTCCAGTGAAACCGGCACGCGCTACAGTAACCAGGGCAACGAGGACAATTACAGTTTCTGGCAGAACGGTGCTCTGGCGATGTTGTACCGGCCTGGCGCGCCGTCAGTCATCTGCAACCTCGAACCGGTGGGATAA
- a CDS encoding DUF1428 domain-containing protein → MSYVDGFVIAVPTAKREEFRQHAERMAVIFKENGALNVSECWGEDVPEGKVTSFPMAVKCEEGETVVFSWIIWPDRPTRDSAMATFMADPRLQAEGNQMPFDGQRMIFGGFERIVNV, encoded by the coding sequence ATGTCCTACGTCGATGGATTTGTTATCGCGGTGCCAACCGCCAAACGCGAAGAGTTTCGCCAGCACGCCGAGCGCATGGCGGTGATCTTCAAAGAGAACGGCGCGCTGAATGTCAGTGAGTGCTGGGGCGAGGATGTGCCGGAAGGCAAGGTGACCTCGTTCCCGATGGCGGTGAAGTGCGAAGAGGGGGAGACCGTGGTGTTCTCCTGGATTATCTGGCCTGACCGCCCGACCCGCGACAGCGCCATGGCCACATTCATGGCCGACCCGCGCCTGCAGGCCGAGGGCAATCAAATGCCGTTCGACGGCCAACGGATGATCTTTGGCGGATTCGAGCGGATTGTGAATGTCTGA
- a CDS encoding histidine phosphatase family protein: MTNSALSTTFLQTLRKHPLLKWILALWGLGLAVLVMGLMLWPRSPTLLAQGNHLAESRLIEQWQAGELVVLVRHAERCDQSNNPCLGPPDGITRVGELASANVGKALSLLGLERTDVLTSPTTRTVQTAHSMFSREVTQQEWLAACGTTLRDEVVAHKSARRNLVLVTHSGCISEFEAQNGFRRAMKAAYTSALFVTIKPDGQLEVLGILNTEDWPIVLNKQIAKN, encoded by the coding sequence GTGACCAATAGCGCGTTGTCAACAACGTTCTTACAAACACTTCGCAAACATCCTCTCTTAAAATGGATACTCGCCTTATGGGGGCTCGGTCTGGCCGTTCTGGTCATGGGACTGATGCTGTGGCCAAGGTCGCCGACCCTGCTTGCGCAAGGCAATCATCTGGCCGAGAGCCGTCTCATTGAACAGTGGCAGGCTGGCGAACTGGTGGTGCTGGTACGGCATGCCGAACGCTGCGACCAGTCGAACAACCCCTGCCTGGGCCCGCCAGACGGCATTACCCGTGTCGGAGAGCTGGCCTCTGCCAATGTCGGCAAGGCCCTCAGTCTATTAGGGCTGGAGCGCACGGACGTGTTGACCAGCCCCACCACCCGGACCGTGCAAACCGCACATTCGATGTTCTCTCGCGAGGTCACCCAGCAGGAATGGCTCGCGGCCTGCGGCACCACCCTGCGCGACGAAGTCGTGGCGCACAAAAGCGCCCGGCGCAATCTGGTGCTGGTGACCCACAGCGGCTGCATCAGCGAATTCGAAGCGCAAAATGGTTTCAGGCGGGCCATGAAGGCCGCCTACACCAGCGCGTTGTTTGTGACGATCAAACCGGATGGGCAACTTGAGGTGCTGGGCATTTTGAATACCGAAGACTGGCCCATCGTGCTGAATAAACAAATAGCCAAGAATTAG
- the arnT gene encoding lipid IV(A) 4-amino-4-deoxy-L-arabinosyltransferase: MKSTCTSLTSLRSADDTVLTSRRWALGGLLLAFALFYLLPLMFHGLWIPDEPRYAQISQEMLQTGNWVAPHFMGFRYFEKPAAGYWMIALGQAIFGENLFGVRIASALSTGFSVWLAYWLASRLWSDPRKSFAAALLYMSFGLIAGQAGYANLDPQFTLWVNLSLVALWLALDSQTSPGRLGAWTLLGIACGMGVMTKGFLAWLLPVVVAVPYMLWQRRFAELLRYGPVALIAAVAVSLPWALAIHSQEPDFWRFFFWNEHIRRFSADNAQHLRPWWFFLPIMVAASLPWAALLPTTLAQAWNTRRQSTVGFLLLWFLLPLGIFSLSKGKLPTYIMPCLLPLALLMASALIDRVNLGKSRVLRINGLLNVTIASVALVGLVYLQLRKPIFGHGEMFTLSLGFIVLVGWILANALQALRPLQFWAAPALGIWLLVALLPASMPASLVHDKMPDQFIAEHQQVLSETHSLLSNDLGAASALSWRLNRAQVDLYNTVGELKYGSSFPEAEARKVDLAGIQQWMSAARKEGSVGVVMRVNSALEEQEVLLLPTDGQRYERGNLLILIFPQQP; the protein is encoded by the coding sequence ATGAAGAGCACGTGCACCTCGCTCACGTCGTTGCGCTCGGCGGATGACACTGTCTTGACCTCCCGACGCTGGGCGTTGGGCGGACTGTTACTGGCCTTCGCCCTGTTCTACCTATTGCCCTTGATGTTCCATGGTCTGTGGATTCCCGACGAGCCACGCTATGCGCAGATCAGCCAGGAGATGCTGCAGACTGGCAATTGGGTGGCGCCGCACTTCATGGGTTTTCGCTACTTCGAAAAGCCGGCGGCCGGCTACTGGATGATCGCCCTGGGCCAGGCGATCTTCGGCGAAAACCTGTTCGGGGTGCGTATCGCGTCCGCCCTGAGCACCGGGTTCAGCGTGTGGCTGGCGTACTGGCTGGCCAGCCGGCTGTGGAGTGACCCACGCAAGTCATTCGCTGCGGCGCTGCTCTATATGAGTTTTGGCCTGATCGCCGGCCAGGCGGGCTACGCCAACCTCGACCCGCAATTTACCCTCTGGGTCAACTTGAGCCTGGTGGCGCTGTGGCTGGCCCTCGACAGCCAAACGTCACCTGGCCGCCTGGGTGCCTGGACCTTGCTCGGCATTGCCTGCGGCATGGGGGTCATGACCAAGGGTTTTCTCGCCTGGTTGCTGCCCGTGGTGGTGGCCGTGCCTTACATGCTCTGGCAACGACGTTTTGCCGAACTGTTGCGCTATGGGCCGGTGGCGCTGATTGCAGCAGTTGCCGTGAGCCTGCCCTGGGCGTTGGCAATCCATAGCCAGGAACCGGACTTCTGGCGCTTCTTCTTCTGGAATGAGCATATTCGCCGTTTTTCCGCCGACAACGCCCAGCACCTGCGTCCCTGGTGGTTCTTCCTGCCGATCATGGTGGCGGCGAGTCTGCCATGGGCAGCCCTGCTGCCGACCACGCTGGCCCAGGCCTGGAACACCCGTCGGCAATCCACGGTCGGCTTTCTATTGCTCTGGTTCTTGCTTCCCCTGGGCATTTTCAGCCTGAGCAAGGGCAAGCTGCCCACCTACATCATGCCGTGCCTGTTGCCGCTGGCGTTGTTGATGGCCAGTGCCCTGATCGACCGGGTCAACCTGGGCAAAAGCCGGGTACTGCGCATCAACGGTCTGCTCAACGTGACCATTGCCAGTGTGGCGCTGGTGGGCCTGGTTTATCTGCAACTGCGCAAGCCGATCTTTGGCCACGGGGAGATGTTTACCCTGTCCCTGGGCTTTATTGTGCTGGTCGGCTGGATTCTCGCCAACGCCCTCCAGGCACTGCGTCCGTTACAGTTCTGGGCCGCTCCGGCGCTGGGCATCTGGCTGCTGGTGGCGCTGCTGCCGGCGTCGATGCCGGCTTCGTTGGTGCACGACAAAATGCCCGATCAGTTTATTGCCGAACATCAGCAGGTATTGAGTGAAACCCATTCGTTGCTGAGTAACGACCTGGGCGCCGCATCCGCCTTGTCGTGGCGCCTGAATCGGGCGCAAGTCGACCTGTACAACACGGTCGGCGAACTCAAGTACGGCAGCTCCTTTCCCGAGGCCGAGGCACGCAAAGTCGACCTGGCCGGCATACAGCAATGGATGAGCGCAGCGCGCAAAGAGGGTTCGGTTGGTGTGGTGATGCGGGTCAACAGTGCCCTTGAGGAACAGGAAGTGTTGCTGCTGCCCACCGATGGCCAACGCTATGAACGGGGCAACCTGCTGATCCTGATTTTCCCGCAGCAGCCTTGA